The Marinitoga sp. 1197 genome includes the window AATGAAACCATTTGATGAAAGTATAAAAAAATATCTAAACAAAGATGGAAGTCTGGAATTAAACAAATTGATAAAAAGATATATAAAATATATAAAATCAAGAGGAGCAGTAATGTTCAAAGGCAGGAACTATTACGAAGGGGTATATCAATACAATCTTGATCAATTTCTTAGTTTGTATGTAGAAGCAGCAGATGGAAAAGTATATCCAGAAACACAAATAGGCGGAGGAAGAATAGATTTATTGATAAATTTAAACAACAAAGAATACTTAATAGAAATAAAAGCAAATATAGATGAAGATCAATATGAAAAATCAAAAAAACAAATAAAAGAATATATAAAAAGAAAAGGGATAAAAGAGGGATGGCTAATAATATATTCAAATACAATAAAAGATTTTGAATATATAGAAGAAGGAGAAAATGGAATAAAATTACATATTTGGTTTATAAAAACCAATTTTGAAAATCCTTCAAAAATATAACTCCAGCAAAAGCTGGAGTTTTTTGTTGGTTGTATATTACTCCAAAAGCAAAAATCCTCAAATTTTGTGATTTTTTTCTTTAATATTTCTTAATATAGATAAATATTAAGAAAAAAATTAGAGTATACAATTTAGGTGCATTAAGGAATAAAAATCAAAATGGGAGGTTAAATTATGAAAAAGGTATTTTTAGTTGTATTATTAATGAGTTTTGTAGTTATTTCTTTTTCAACAAAGTTGATTATTAAAGGTTCTAATACTATTTTTCCTATTGCTCAATTATGGATAGAAGAACTTAAAAAAGTTAAACCAGATTTAGAGATAACTCTTGAGGGAGCCGGATCTTCAACTGGAATTGCAGCTTTATTTAATGGGACAACAGATATTGCAAATGCAAGCAGATTTTTAAAAGAAAAAGAAATAAAAAAAATGAATGAAGAAAATAAATATTTTGCTCCTATTGTTATTGCCTATGATGGAATTGCAATAATTGTTAATCCAAAATTAAAAATAGATAATATTTCTTTAGAAACATTAAAAAATATTTATACAGGTAAAATCAGAACATGGAATCAGGTAAACCCGAATTTGCCAAAGAAAAGAATTGTTATTTATTCAAGAAATACAGCTTCCGGTACATATGAGACTTTTGAAAAAAAGGTTTTAAACAAAGAACGAATGGCCTCAACAGTAAAAATGGTTGAGTCTACACAATTTGAAATTGAACAAGTTTCCAGAAATCCTTATGCTATTGCATATGTTGGCG containing:
- a CDS encoding PD-(D/E)XK nuclease domain-containing protein, producing the protein NIKFLYINGVIDNCEGICCVKVPLYYKALYARFKPQINGEKSQMKPFDESIKKYLNKDGSLELNKLIKRYIKYIKSRGAVMFKGRNYYEGVYQYNLDQFLSLYVEAADGKVYPETQIGGGRIDLLINLNNKEYLIEIKANIDEDQYEKSKKQIKEYIKRKGIKEGWLIIYSNTIKDFEYIEEGENGIKLHIWFIKTNFENPSKI
- a CDS encoding phosphate ABC transporter substrate-binding protein PstS family protein, coding for MKKVFLVVLLMSFVVISFSTKLIIKGSNTIFPIAQLWIEELKKVKPDLEITLEGAGSSTGIAALFNGTTDIANASRFLKEKEIKKMNEENKYFAPIVIAYDGIAIIVNPKLKIDNISLETLKNIYTGKIRTWNQVNPNLPKKRIVIYSRNTASGTYETFEKKVLNKERMASTVKMVESTQFEIEQVSRNPYAIAYVGVGYVTNSVKVLTVENIHPTKLNILNAKYPISRPLYMFIDVTNGWPESGVIKEYITFGLSKKGQELAEKAGYIAAYGF